One genomic window of Mycobacteriales bacterium includes the following:
- a CDS encoding ATP-binding protein has product MPTVEVSFSALPAHVRTARLIAVAVARRAGVAEDLLDEVRLAVGEACSRAVELHQRHKAGASIAMSLVDEQDRFTIEVIDQAPADGEGSAADLDQIDAASLAQPEHLDLTADPTAEPGSDLLPAGFGLAVISGLVDDVDVRRDGNGTHVRMTWPATDVMAPDSQAS; this is encoded by the coding sequence TTGCCGACCGTCGAGGTCTCGTTCAGCGCGCTGCCCGCGCACGTGCGCACGGCCCGCCTCATCGCCGTCGCCGTCGCTCGCCGGGCCGGCGTCGCGGAGGACCTCCTCGACGAGGTGCGGCTGGCGGTCGGCGAGGCGTGCTCGCGAGCCGTCGAGCTGCACCAGCGGCACAAGGCCGGCGCCTCGATAGCGATGTCGCTGGTCGACGAGCAGGACCGCTTCACCATCGAGGTGATCGACCAGGCCCCCGCCGACGGCGAGGGCAGCGCGGCCGACCTGGACCAGATCGACGCCGCCAGCCTCGCCCAGCCCGAGCACCTCGACCTGACCGCCGACCCCACCGCGGAGCCGGGGAGCGACCTGCTGCCGGCCGGATTCGGGCTCGCCGTCATCAGCGGTCTCGTCGACGACGTCGACGTACGCCGCGACGGCAACGGCACCCACGTGCGGATGACCTGGCCGGCTACCGACGTCATGGCCCCGGACAGCCAGGCGTCCTGA
- a CDS encoding type II secretion system F family protein has product MSERALLAGLLVAAAITVWTSSWPLERVTTVVRGPRAAISPAGAGDLFVRWARAPRCWVAVVVAAAVATIVDGPVVGALAAAATAVGARGLLRRREAALESARRAAAVDVAMALAAELRAGQPLGVALAAAGEVAGPLRAGIQEAAGVAALGHDPAPVLRANAELPGAGGLTAIAAAWTVASQAGAALSPALVAVAAALDEEERTRHEVQAQLAGPRATGRALMALPLLGVGMAASIGAHPGQLLLHTGWGALLCTTAVGLAAAGHYWLEWLAHRAVAP; this is encoded by the coding sequence ATGAGCGAGCGGGCACTACTCGCCGGCCTGCTCGTCGCGGCTGCGATCACCGTGTGGACCAGCTCGTGGCCGCTGGAGCGCGTGACTACCGTCGTCCGGGGCCCGCGGGCGGCGATCTCGCCCGCCGGCGCGGGTGATCTGTTCGTGCGCTGGGCCCGGGCGCCGCGCTGCTGGGTGGCCGTGGTTGTTGCCGCCGCCGTCGCCACGATCGTCGACGGTCCGGTCGTCGGGGCACTCGCCGCTGCGGCGACGGCGGTCGGGGCGCGGGGCCTGCTTCGCCGTCGAGAGGCTGCGCTGGAGTCCGCTCGGCGGGCCGCGGCGGTCGACGTCGCCATGGCGCTGGCTGCCGAGCTGCGGGCGGGCCAGCCGCTGGGGGTGGCGCTGGCCGCGGCGGGCGAGGTGGCGGGCCCGTTGCGGGCGGGCATCCAGGAAGCCGCCGGCGTTGCCGCACTCGGCCACGACCCCGCGCCGGTCCTCCGGGCCAACGCCGAGCTGCCCGGCGCCGGGGGACTGACGGCCATAGCAGCTGCCTGGACCGTGGCGTCGCAGGCCGGCGCCGCTCTGTCGCCGGCCCTGGTGGCCGTCGCGGCCGCGCTCGACGAGGAGGAGCGCACGCGGCACGAGGTGCAGGCCCAGCTGGCCGGCCCGCGTGCGACCGGACGCGCGCTGATGGCGCTGCCACTGCTCGGTGTCGGCATGGCGGCGTCGATCGGTGCGCACCCCGGGCAGCTGCTGCTGCACACGGGGTGGGGTGCGTTGCTCTGCACAACCGCTGTGGGGCTCGCCGCGGCAGGCCACTACTGGCTGGAGTGGCTCGCACACCGGGCCGTGGCGCCGTGA
- a CDS encoding pilus assembly protein TadG-related protein, which produces MTLGERSRDPGAERGSATVWLLALLPLLLCATAAAVLVASAVIARHRAALAADQAALAAAARAAELQPLTAVVDVAADVAGKTGVAGAIGGAAARAGSTLLIQRRACAAARATASANGAHVTSCTLIDGVADVSVAISGRGLLGRFGGAHGRARAGPAGPSPTFPAMW; this is translated from the coding sequence GTGACGCTGGGTGAGCGCTCGCGCGATCCCGGCGCTGAGCGTGGCTCCGCCACCGTCTGGCTGCTGGCGTTGCTGCCTCTCCTTCTCTGTGCGACGGCCGCGGCCGTCCTCGTCGCCTCGGCGGTGATCGCCCGGCACCGGGCGGCCCTTGCGGCCGACCAGGCAGCGCTCGCCGCGGCCGCTCGGGCCGCTGAGCTGCAGCCGCTCACGGCGGTGGTCGACGTGGCCGCCGACGTCGCGGGCAAGACCGGGGTCGCGGGCGCCATCGGTGGCGCGGCCGCCCGCGCGGGCAGCACCCTGCTCATCCAGCGGCGGGCCTGCGCGGCGGCCCGCGCGACCGCGTCGGCCAACGGCGCGCACGTCACGTCCTGCACCCTGATCGACGGTGTCGCCGACGTCTCGGTCGCGATCTCGGGCCGTGGCCTGCTCGGCCGGTTCGGTGGAGCCCACGGCCGGGCCCGCGCCGGTCCCGCTGGGCCAAGCCCGACATTCCCCGCGATGTGGTGA
- a CDS encoding TadA family conjugal transfer-associated ATPase, producing MSAALEVGDLVERVRRRLADEGVEPSPERVARAVRQEAGTRGDVALLAALRQLRAETVGAGPLQVLLDDEAVTDVIVNAPDEVWVDRGQGLERAEVTLTDEAAVRRLAQRLVAACGRRLDDAAPFADARLPDGTRVHAVLPPISPTGTCLSLRVPPRRAFTLDQLGDAGTVSPAGAALLQAIVTRRLAFVVSGGTGTGKTTLLSTLLSLVPPGQRLLLVEDSAELRPTHPHVVRLEARPANVEGSGAVTLAVLVRQALRMRPDRIVVGEVRGAEVVDLLAALNTGHDGGCGTVHANRAVDVPARLEALAAAGGLSREALHSQLAVALHVVVHLTRGPDGRRRLADICVLQRGPDGCVVALPAFTDGPDGLVEGAAAPLLRAMLRRRVVA from the coding sequence GTGAGCGCAGCCCTGGAGGTCGGCGACCTCGTCGAGCGGGTGCGCCGGCGGCTCGCCGACGAGGGCGTCGAGCCGTCACCCGAGCGGGTGGCCCGGGCGGTGCGGCAGGAGGCGGGCACCCGGGGCGACGTGGCGCTGCTCGCCGCGCTGCGTCAGCTGCGGGCCGAGACGGTGGGCGCGGGCCCGCTGCAGGTCCTGCTCGACGACGAGGCGGTGACCGACGTCATCGTCAACGCGCCGGACGAGGTGTGGGTGGACCGCGGCCAGGGTCTCGAGCGCGCCGAGGTGACGCTGACCGACGAGGCGGCGGTGCGGCGGCTTGCGCAGCGACTGGTCGCGGCGTGCGGCCGGCGACTCGACGACGCCGCGCCGTTCGCCGACGCCCGGCTGCCCGACGGCACCCGCGTGCACGCCGTGCTCCCGCCGATCTCGCCGACCGGCACCTGCCTGTCCCTGAGGGTGCCGCCGCGGCGGGCCTTCACCCTCGACCAGCTCGGCGACGCGGGCACGGTCTCACCCGCCGGCGCGGCACTCCTGCAAGCGATCGTCACGCGGCGGCTCGCCTTCGTCGTGAGCGGCGGCACGGGCACCGGCAAGACCACGCTGCTCAGCACGCTGCTCTCGCTGGTGCCGCCGGGCCAGCGCCTGCTGCTCGTCGAGGACTCCGCCGAGCTGCGGCCGACGCACCCCCACGTCGTACGCCTGGAGGCTCGGCCGGCCAACGTCGAGGGCAGCGGCGCGGTGACGCTCGCCGTGCTGGTGCGACAGGCGCTGCGCATGCGACCGGACCGCATCGTCGTCGGCGAGGTCCGTGGCGCCGAGGTCGTCGATCTCCTGGCGGCTCTCAACACCGGTCACGACGGTGGCTGTGGCACCGTCCACGCCAACCGTGCGGTCGACGTCCCGGCGCGGCTCGAGGCCCTGGCCGCCGCGGGTGGGCTGTCGCGCGAGGCGCTGCACAGCCAGCTCGCCGTCGCCCTGCACGTGGTCGTCCACCTGACCCGCGGTCCGGACGGCCGGCGGAGGCTGGCCGACATCTGTGTGCTGCAGCGCGGGCCCGACGGGTGCGTCGTCGCGCTCCCGGCGTTCACCGACGGTCCGGACGGACTGGTCGAGGGTGCGGCAGCGCCGCTGCTGCGGGCGATGCTGCGCCGCCGGGTCGTGGCATGA
- a CDS encoding DEAD/DEAH box helicase, which yields MSLSVSRSVSSPDAGPATALLQGPGRRERLTHVEHLPARAGRTAAWPSWVPPPVRERLTDRGIGALWEHQAVAADLAWSGRHVVVATGTASGKSLAYQLPLLSLLTSASAPATALYVAPTKALASDQLESIVGLDLPGVRPSRHDGDTSREERDWARAHANLLLTNPDMLHFGLLPQHTRWAGFLRALRFVVVDECHAYRGVFGAHVAQILRRLRRICAHYGASPTFVLASATVAEPGRSASRLVGAEVTEVVDDAAPRGATTFLMWEPPLMDGLGEWGAPARRSSTAETADLLADLVTSGVRSLAFVRSRRGAEAVALSARRGLAEVAPELAGRVAAYRAGYLPEERRTLERDLRSGRLLGVAATSALELGIDVSGLDAVLMAGWPGTRASLWQQAGRAGRGGQPALAVLVARDDPLDTYVVHHPEAVFARPVEATVFDPDNPHVLGPHLCAAAAELPLSDGDTEVFGPAAMQLLPELAERGLLRRRAAGWYWTRRDRAHDLTDIRGTGGTPVRLVEAGTGRLLGTVDAAAAHSTAHEGAVYLHQGETYLVRALDLDESVALLEPAQPDHTTSAREVTEIRVVSTAEQRDAGGVAVAVGTVDVTSQVVAYLRRRLGSGEILGEVALDLPPRQLRTAAVWWTLTPPLLEQAGLQSADVPGAAHAAEHASIGLLPLFATCDRWDIGGVSTALHPDTGLTTVFVYDGHPGGAGFAERGYRASDRWLTATRDAIAACECEQGCPSCVQSPKCGNGNQPLDKSGALRLLDLVVARLG from the coding sequence GTGTCCCTGTCCGTGTCCCGGTCCGTGTCGTCGCCGGACGCCGGGCCGGCCACGGCGCTGCTGCAGGGTCCCGGACGCCGGGAGCGGCTGACGCATGTCGAGCACCTGCCGGCGCGCGCCGGTCGCACCGCCGCCTGGCCGTCCTGGGTGCCGCCGCCCGTCCGCGAACGGCTGACCGACCGGGGCATCGGCGCGCTCTGGGAGCACCAGGCCGTCGCCGCGGACCTTGCGTGGTCCGGCCGGCACGTCGTGGTCGCCACCGGCACCGCGTCGGGCAAGTCGCTCGCCTACCAGCTTCCGCTGCTCTCGCTGCTGACGAGCGCATCGGCTCCGGCCACGGCGCTGTACGTCGCGCCGACGAAGGCCCTCGCGAGCGACCAGCTCGAATCGATCGTCGGGCTCGACCTGCCCGGCGTACGCCCCTCGCGCCACGACGGCGACACGTCGCGGGAGGAGCGCGACTGGGCGCGGGCCCACGCGAACCTGCTGCTGACGAATCCCGACATGCTGCACTTCGGCCTGCTCCCGCAGCACACCCGCTGGGCCGGCTTCCTGCGGGCGCTGCGCTTCGTGGTCGTCGACGAGTGCCATGCCTACCGCGGCGTGTTCGGCGCGCACGTGGCCCAGATCCTGCGGCGGCTGCGGCGGATCTGCGCGCACTACGGCGCGAGCCCGACGTTCGTGCTGGCGTCGGCGACGGTGGCCGAGCCGGGTCGGTCGGCGTCGCGTCTCGTCGGGGCCGAGGTCACCGAGGTGGTCGACGACGCGGCGCCGCGCGGAGCCACCACGTTCCTGATGTGGGAACCACCGTTGATGGACGGGCTCGGGGAGTGGGGGGCTCCGGCCCGGCGGTCGTCGACCGCGGAGACCGCCGACCTGCTCGCCGACCTCGTCACGTCCGGCGTGCGTTCGCTGGCTTTCGTCCGCTCCCGGCGCGGGGCCGAGGCCGTCGCGCTGTCGGCGCGACGGGGGCTGGCGGAGGTGGCACCGGAGCTTGCCGGCCGGGTCGCCGCCTACCGAGCCGGCTACCTGCCCGAGGAGCGCCGGACGCTCGAGCGGGACCTGCGCAGCGGCCGGCTGCTCGGGGTCGCGGCGACGTCGGCGCTGGAGCTCGGCATCGACGTGTCGGGGCTCGACGCGGTCCTGATGGCGGGTTGGCCGGGGACCCGCGCATCGCTGTGGCAACAGGCGGGGCGGGCGGGGCGCGGGGGGCAGCCGGCTCTCGCGGTGCTCGTGGCCCGCGACGATCCGCTGGACACCTACGTCGTCCACCACCCGGAGGCGGTCTTCGCGCGGCCGGTCGAGGCCACCGTGTTCGACCCCGACAACCCGCACGTCCTCGGCCCGCATCTGTGCGCCGCAGCCGCCGAGCTGCCGCTGTCCGACGGCGACACCGAGGTCTTCGGGCCGGCGGCCATGCAGCTGCTGCCCGAGCTGGCCGAGCGCGGGCTGCTGCGCCGGCGAGCGGCCGGCTGGTACTGGACGCGGCGGGACCGCGCGCACGACCTGACCGACATCCGAGGCACGGGTGGCACGCCGGTCCGCTTGGTCGAGGCCGGCACCGGGCGCCTGCTCGGCACGGTCGACGCCGCGGCGGCGCACAGCACCGCGCACGAGGGCGCGGTCTACCTGCACCAGGGCGAGACCTATCTCGTGCGCGCACTGGACCTCGACGAGTCCGTCGCGCTGCTCGAGCCGGCGCAGCCGGACCACACGACGTCGGCCCGCGAGGTGACGGAGATCCGGGTGGTCTCGACCGCCGAGCAGCGCGACGCCGGCGGGGTGGCGGTCGCCGTGGGCACGGTCGACGTGACCAGCCAGGTGGTCGCGTATCTACGCCGCCGGCTGGGCTCCGGCGAGATCCTCGGCGAGGTGGCGCTGGACCTGCCGCCGCGGCAGCTGCGGACGGCTGCCGTCTGGTGGACGCTGACGCCACCGCTGCTGGAGCAGGCGGGCCTGCAGTCGGCCGACGTGCCGGGGGCGGCGCACGCCGCCGAGCACGCGTCGATCGGGCTGCTGCCGCTGTTCGCGACCTGTGACCGGTGGGACATCGGCGGGGTCTCGACCGCCCTGCACCCCGACACCGGACTGACGACCGTCTTCGTGTACGACGGTCACCCCGGCGGTGCCGGGTTCGCCGAGCGCGGCTACCGGGCGAGCGACCGCTGGCTGACCGCGACGCGGGATGCCATCGCCGCCTGCGAGTGCGAGCAGGGTTGCCCGTCGTGCGTCCAGTCGCCGAAGTGCGGCAACGGCAACCAGCCGCTCGACAAGTCGGGTGCCCTGCGGCTGCTCGACCTGGTGGTCGCCCGGCTGGGCTGA
- a CDS encoding TadE family type IV pilus minor pilin gives MIWRPGVRRVAAGLRGAAGPGRASDRGSVTAETAVVLPVLVLAVALGVWLVLVALAQLRCVDAAHAAARAAARGEPVSAVRAATVDAAPAGAQVTIAQEGRAVTVAVAATVRPFGGLLRLVPSVHVGATAHAESEAGS, from the coding sequence GTGATCTGGCGCCCTGGGGTGCGGCGGGTGGCCGCCGGTCTTCGGGGAGCCGCCGGCCCCGGTCGCGCCAGCGACCGGGGCTCGGTCACCGCCGAGACCGCGGTCGTGCTGCCGGTGCTCGTGCTCGCGGTGGCCCTTGGCGTGTGGCTCGTGCTCGTGGCGCTCGCCCAGCTTCGCTGCGTCGACGCGGCGCACGCCGCGGCTCGCGCGGCGGCCCGCGGCGAGCCCGTGTCCGCGGTTCGTGCCGCGACGGTCGATGCCGCACCGGCGGGCGCTCAGGTCACCATCGCGCAGGAGGGCCGGGCGGTGACGGTCGCCGTGGCCGCCACCGTGCGCCCGTTCGGCGGCCTGCTCCGCCTGGTGCCGAGCGTGCACGTGGGCGCCACCGCGCACGCCGAGTCGGAGGCGGGGTCGTGA
- a CDS encoding DUF4244 domain-containing protein: MRLRLDEVGSATAEYAVATVAACGFGGILFKILTGDSVMKLLQQVITNALKHFL; this comes from the coding sequence ATGCGCCTGCGACTCGACGAGGTGGGCAGCGCCACGGCGGAGTACGCCGTCGCGACGGTGGCCGCCTGTGGGTTCGGGGGGATCCTGTTCAAGATCCTCACCGGGGACAGCGTCATGAAGCTCCTGCAGCAGGTGATCACCAACGCGCTCAAGCACTTCCTGTGA
- a CDS encoding type II secretion system F family protein, which translates to MTGALPAAVLGGAAVALALRDATPAGRRLAGLRPPPQHAAQRLDVARPVRRDAMLSTRSRFFAAAAAGLGVALVVSGAAGVLAGAVAALLAGRWLARLPPAGAVRDARRLRSELPLALDLLAACLQSGLPVVTALDAVIGAVDPVLGARLMPALTAFRLGAGPVEAWRPLAGDDVVGPAARTLMRAGRTGAPSADVVSALAARHREQVRADYERAARAVGVWAVGPLTVCFLPAFVLVGVVPIVWGLVGSMV; encoded by the coding sequence GTGACCGGCGCGCTGCCGGCGGCCGTCCTCGGTGGCGCGGCCGTCGCGCTGGCTCTGCGCGACGCGACGCCCGCCGGCCGGCGTCTCGCCGGTCTGCGGCCGCCGCCGCAGCACGCGGCCCAGCGCCTCGACGTCGCACGGCCCGTCCGGCGCGACGCCATGTTGTCGACCCGCTCGCGGTTCTTCGCGGCAGCGGCCGCCGGGCTCGGCGTCGCCCTCGTCGTCAGCGGGGCGGCGGGCGTGCTGGCGGGAGCGGTGGCCGCCCTCCTCGCGGGTCGCTGGTTGGCACGACTGCCGCCGGCCGGCGCCGTCCGCGACGCGCGGCGCCTGCGTTCGGAGCTGCCGCTTGCGCTCGACCTGCTGGCCGCCTGCCTGCAGTCGGGCCTACCGGTCGTGACTGCCCTCGACGCCGTCATCGGTGCTGTCGACCCGGTGCTCGGCGCGCGGCTGATGCCCGCGCTCACCGCGTTCCGGCTCGGGGCGGGGCCGGTCGAGGCCTGGCGTCCGCTGGCCGGCGACGACGTGGTCGGTCCGGCGGCCCGGACGCTGATGCGCGCCGGTCGCACCGGGGCGCCGTCGGCCGACGTCGTCAGCGCCCTGGCCGCGCGCCACCGCGAGCAGGTCCGGGCCGACTACGAGCGGGCGGCGCGGGCCGTGGGCGTCTGGGCGGTGGGCCCGCTCACGGTCTGCTTCCTGCCCGCGTTCGTGCTCGTCGGGGTGGTCCCCATCGTGTGGGGCCTGGTCGGCTCGATGGTCTGA
- a CDS encoding sortase produces MQPTFAPAPVGPRPRGIAALLGDCLRRPGGRRVVSLLTVVLFIAGVGMFAYPVITDIQAQHRQSELKSQFESHFADPQFRQVYREHKIEVGEGLTRLQMPKIGVDVLVVEGTTPAALRAGAGHYPETPLPGEKGNVGIAGHRTTYGRPFNRLDEMGAGDKAILITPFAEFTYVVVPAFDGHPNPWPVAPDDFSVVSQAGALGAGHWLTLTTCNPKGSARQRLILRLKLADTKMLSGAVK; encoded by the coding sequence ATGCAGCCGACGTTCGCTCCCGCGCCGGTGGGGCCACGCCCCCGCGGGATCGCCGCGCTGCTCGGTGACTGCCTGCGCCGGCCGGGCGGCCGGCGGGTCGTCTCGCTGCTCACGGTCGTGCTGTTCATCGCCGGGGTCGGCATGTTCGCCTACCCCGTCATCACCGACATCCAGGCGCAGCACCGCCAGTCGGAGCTGAAGAGCCAGTTCGAGAGCCACTTCGCCGATCCGCAGTTCCGCCAGGTCTACCGCGAGCACAAGATCGAGGTCGGCGAGGGCCTCACCCGCCTGCAGATGCCCAAGATCGGCGTCGACGTCCTCGTCGTCGAGGGCACCACGCCGGCCGCGCTGCGCGCGGGCGCCGGGCACTACCCCGAGACCCCGCTGCCCGGAGAGAAGGGCAATGTCGGCATCGCCGGGCACCGCACGACCTACGGCCGGCCGTTCAACCGCCTCGACGAGATGGGCGCAGGCGACAAGGCCATCCTCATCACGCCGTTCGCCGAGTTCACCTACGTCGTGGTGCCCGCGTTCGACGGCCACCCCAACCCCTGGCCGGTCGCTCCCGACGACTTCAGCGTCGTGTCCCAGGCCGGTGCCCTCGGCGCGGGTCACTGGCTGACGCTGACGACCTGCAACCCCAAGGGCAGCGCCCGGCAACGACTGATCCTGCGGCTCAAGCTCGCCGACACCAAGATGCTCAGCGGAGCCGTCAAGTGA
- a CDS encoding HAD family hydrolase, which produces MDSPPASAPAAAFFDLDKTIIAKSSTLAFGKPFYAGGLINRRSMLRATYAQFVYLVGGADASQMDRMRDYLTALCAGWDVQLVRDIVAETLHEIVNPLIYDEAASLIEEHRADGRAVVIVSSSGEELVGPIGDLVGADQVVATRMVVHEGCYTGAIDFYAYGEEKAAAIRRLAAVHGFDLAASYAYSDSVTDVPMLEAVGHPFAVNPDKGLRRIAVDRGWPVLEFRRPVTLRDRIPRLPPPPGPRVGAAAVAGAVAVGAGAAWYAVHRRRT; this is translated from the coding sequence ATGGACAGCCCGCCTGCCTCCGCGCCGGCGGCCGCCTTCTTCGACCTCGACAAGACGATCATCGCGAAGTCGAGCACGCTGGCGTTCGGCAAGCCGTTCTACGCCGGCGGCCTGATCAACCGCCGCTCGATGCTGCGAGCCACCTACGCGCAGTTCGTCTACCTGGTCGGAGGCGCCGACGCGTCGCAGATGGACCGGATGCGCGACTACCTGACCGCACTGTGCGCCGGTTGGGACGTGCAGTTGGTCCGCGACATCGTCGCCGAGACCCTGCACGAGATCGTCAACCCGCTGATCTACGACGAGGCGGCGTCGCTCATCGAGGAGCATCGAGCCGACGGGCGCGCCGTCGTGATCGTGTCCAGCAGTGGCGAGGAGCTGGTCGGACCGATCGGGGACCTCGTCGGCGCCGACCAGGTGGTGGCGACCCGCATGGTGGTCCACGAAGGCTGCTACACGGGCGCGATCGACTTCTACGCCTACGGCGAGGAGAAGGCGGCGGCGATCCGTCGCCTGGCAGCGGTGCACGGCTTCGACCTTGCGGCCAGCTACGCCTATAGCGACTCGGTCACCGACGTCCCGATGCTCGAGGCGGTAGGTCACCCCTTCGCGGTCAACCCGGACAAGGGGTTGCGCCGGATCGCGGTCGATCGCGGCTGGCCGGTCCTGGAGTTCCGCCGGCCGGTCACCCTGCGCGACCGCATCCCTCGGCTGCCGCCGCCGCCCGGTCCGCGCGTCGGCGCGGCCGCCGTGGCCGGTGCCGTCGCGGTCGGCGCGGGGGCGGCGTGGTACGCCGTACACCGTCGACGTACGTGA
- the ssd gene encoding septum site-determining protein Ssd yields MTAAFAPPAGNRPLLVTADEQLLDDLVRLAAVAGIETTVVADLGAARPLWLAATAVVVGGDLVAAAAAASLPRRERVVVVARADDEELWRSAVTLAPARVGSMPAAEEWLIDLFADAADRLHGPAADGLVVGVIGGRGGAGASTLACALAVTGDRAGRRTTLVDADPLGGGIDLLLGGEDTGGLRWPELTGASGRVDGAALREALPRVGELAVLSWDRGDALAIPPAAMTAVLDAAARASDLVVVDLPRHDDPAAEVVLPRLDATLLVVPAEVRATAAAARVCARVTGRCRDLQLVVRGPSPAGLDGAGVAQVLGLPLAGELRPEPGLAQALEVGEPPGRRRRGPLADFCARLLRGLDEAGRAA; encoded by the coding sequence GTGACCGCCGCCTTCGCCCCGCCCGCAGGCAACCGCCCTCTGCTCGTCACCGCCGACGAGCAGCTGCTCGACGACCTCGTCCGGCTCGCGGCCGTCGCTGGCATCGAGACCACGGTCGTCGCGGACCTCGGCGCCGCGCGACCGCTGTGGCTTGCCGCCACCGCGGTCGTGGTGGGTGGCGACCTGGTCGCCGCTGCCGCGGCGGCGAGTCTGCCTCGCCGCGAGCGTGTGGTCGTAGTCGCCCGCGCCGACGACGAGGAGCTGTGGCGTTCCGCCGTCACGCTGGCCCCGGCCCGGGTCGGCAGCATGCCCGCGGCAGAGGAGTGGCTCATCGACCTGTTCGCCGACGCCGCGGACCGGCTGCACGGGCCGGCCGCCGACGGCCTCGTCGTCGGCGTCATCGGCGGGCGCGGCGGCGCCGGTGCCTCGACCCTCGCCTGCGCGCTGGCGGTGACCGGGGACCGAGCGGGACGGCGCACGACGCTCGTCGATGCCGATCCGCTCGGCGGCGGCATCGATCTGCTTCTGGGTGGCGAGGACACCGGGGGGTTGCGCTGGCCCGAGCTCACCGGAGCGAGCGGCCGCGTCGACGGTGCCGCACTGCGGGAGGCGCTGCCCCGAGTGGGTGAGCTGGCCGTGCTGTCCTGGGACCGCGGCGATGCGCTCGCCATCCCGCCGGCCGCGATGACCGCCGTCCTCGACGCGGCGGCGCGCGCGAGCGATCTGGTCGTGGTCGACCTGCCGCGACACGACGACCCCGCCGCGGAGGTGGTGCTGCCGCGACTCGACGCCACTCTGCTCGTCGTGCCGGCGGAGGTGCGCGCGACGGCGGCCGCGGCTCGAGTCTGCGCCCGGGTGACCGGACGGTGCCGCGACCTGCAGCTGGTCGTTCGCGGCCCGTCACCCGCAGGCCTCGACGGGGCCGGCGTCGCGCAGGTGCTCGGGCTGCCGCTGGCCGGGGAGCTGCGCCCGGAGCCCGGGCTGGCTCAGGCCCTCGAGGTCGGCGAACCGCCGGGCCGCCGCCGACGCGGCCCGCTGGCCGACTTCTGCGCGAGGCTCTTGCGCGGGCTCGACGAGGCGGGCCGAGCGGCGTGA
- a CDS encoding STAS domain-containing protein → MDLSLSTRTEGDRTVVTVGGEIDVYTAPKLREQLIDLVSSGNYNLVVDMEGVDFLDSTGLGVLVGGLKRVRAHDGSLRLVCTQERILKIFRITGLTKVFPIHSSVDEAVAATD, encoded by the coding sequence GTGGACCTATCCCTGTCGACCCGCACAGAGGGCGATCGCACGGTGGTCACGGTGGGCGGCGAGATCGACGTCTACACCGCCCCCAAGCTGCGCGAGCAGCTCATCGACCTGGTCTCGAGCGGCAACTACAACCTCGTGGTCGACATGGAGGGCGTGGACTTCCTCGACTCGACCGGTCTCGGGGTGCTCGTCGGTGGTCTGAAGCGTGTGCGCGCGCACGACGGTTCCCTGCGGCTGGTGTGCACCCAGGAGCGGATCCTGAAGATCTTCCGGATCACGGGTCTGACGAAGGTCTTCCCGATCCACTCGTCGGTCGACGAGGCCGTCGCCGCCACCGACTGA